CACCTCGTATAGTTTTCTCCAGCAGgacattaaagagatcacagtATAAGCTGCCTCCTtgtttgaaacctcgtttggtataatAGTTCGGAGagatgtcatcctgcagagtcttgttaattttgcagggataccaaactcagacattgcttgaaatacctttgaacgtatagggctgtcgatAAGAGTTGAGCTGTgcttctcggatcttttccaggatttggcgcagtgtcaaCATCTGGTCTTAGTGAATTTACCAGGTcaaaaaccgcattgatagggcacAATTATCTTGaggactttaggttttaatcttttacataGTACGCTCGAGTGTATCTTGTATGCGTCTTTCTTGTATATGTCTTACTTTCACAGTTTTATTAAAGTGGTAGTGGTACCCTTGGTATTATTTGATACATTTTTTGCGGAAAATGTGCACTCAGTGCCTTTATTAAGATTTTAAAGCGTGTCTGGAAGAAGTGTCGAAGTGGACTGGCGGAATTCTGCTTGCATTATATTACATATCTTATGTTTCCTTACAAATACATGAACATTATATTAAgtgtttaatatatattttcgttgtTTCAGGCATTGCTGCATCATGCGAAACACTTTTAATGGCTGAAATGTCGTTGTCTATTTTTAATCCGATAATAACAAGTAATAGGATGGTACAAAACAACACATTACTAGGAAATTATGAAGACAATTGTTGCGACATTAACAATAgttgtaataataataataaggcAAAAACTACATCAGCATCTTATAAGGAAAGGCCACATAAAGCTGATATTAAAGCATCGAGTTCAAATGTGAAACCAGAGGCTAAAAATATTCAGGACAATGACATAGTTTACAAATTGTTTATACCCCGTAACGTTGAAGTAGCAACAGCTTTCATTGATTTCGCTGAGAAGTGTCTACGCTGTCCCTTGATTGGATTTTATACTCAAGCGAACGCATTACCCTATCTTGATGACAATAATGAAGAACTTGGATCTTCACACAGCATATACGTCCAAGCAAATCGGACagaaacaatttcatttatGTTCAATGTTCAGCCCTTAACCTGGCATTACATCCTGTTGAAGTATCATTCAAAAAATGAGTGCCTGTCAGAAGAAAGTGTTCTGAGCGACGTGAAATCGGAAAATTCTACAAAGAATGAAAAgtacaatttaaaatttgctttaagGATTGAATATACAGATGCAAATGAGAAACATAAAGATAACTCGACCGATAAAGCAAACCTACAAAAACCAATAGTTTTTCGAAATATCACATTTTATCCATTGCATAGACAATCGCATCGTGAATTTTTCACATTCAATTACAGTTTGGTGACCAATGAAAATTATACAATGCCTTCAACTCTAAATGTAACAGCTGGAGCTCCAGTGGGATTAGAGTTTTACATTGGAGACGTTTACGATATAGGTGGCACGTTAACGTTTTCCGCTTTTATGGAAAATGATAACAAGGAATCAGAAAAGGACATATCGCCATCATCATCGAATTCATTTGAAAACCCAGGAACCGGAGATCATGTTTCGGATGATGACGAGTTCCGTCCGAATTCGGAAGcaagaaaacacaaaattattATTGTCTGCATGCATCACGGTCAACCAAGCGAACCTTTATGGCCCGATAAATGCCGTCATGGACATCGCCAATGGGCCGCTACATCTATaataaacagcaaaaatgtaagTGAGAACAGTGCTTTATTGCATGTTCCCTATCCCGAATCCGGCAATTGGTTTGTAACAATGCGACTTTTTTGCAATGCGTCTTCACCAGTAGATCGGTTTTCGGTTCAAAGAGTAAAAGAGTTTGTGAACACCTACCGTAATAACCTTGATTCTATGCACCAAAATTGTGATTGCTCACCTAATATGACTTattacaaaaaatgtttaaatgacCCCATATGTTTTGAGACAATGAacgagaaaaatattttaaaattcaagGAGTGCCTCTTAGACGTTAAATGTACGTCATTGCATTTGGAAATGACAGAGAAATTTAAAAACAGTAGGAATGTAGAATCCAAACAATTCGCACCAGAAAATTGCAGTACTTCTGTCTCATTTTCAATATCATCTAAGCCGTGTATCAATGGAACATGCGGTCACTCCGGACATTGTTATCACTACATGTCGGGAGGATTTGTTTTTTCATCCTGTGTATGCACAAAAGGTTACCGCGGATGGGACTGTAACGATGACTCCCAAGTTCTTTCGGAAATATCTACGTTGGTAGCTTCTCTGCTACTAATTCTGagcaatttatttttcattcctAGCGTATATATAGCAGCGCGaagaaaatttggcatagagtcTCTCATATATttctttgcaatgtttttctCAATATTTTACCATGCCTGCGATTCCGGCGAAGAAGAGTACAGCTTTTGTTTATTAAGTCTAGAAGTACTACAATTCTGCGACTTTTATTGCGGCCTTCTCGCCATATGGGTAACACTCCTTGCAATGGCACAGCTTGGTGAGGAGTATACAGCACTGCTTCATATGTTGGGTGCAATACTTCTGGCGCTTGGAACTGAAGTGAATAAGCAAAGTCTGTGGGTATTTTTAACGCCAGTTTTGACCGGGGTAATTTTAATAGGAACTAGTTGGGGAGTACGTTGTTATAAAACGAGGCAATGCTTTCCTGCTCGTAAATATTTATTGTTCCACATGCCCATTGGGTGCGTCTTAGTTATTTGTGGACTTGTATGCTACGCCTTTGTTGCAACTAGACAAAATTACTACATCGTACACTCGATATGGCACGTGGTAATGGCATTGAGCATTGTATGCCTTTTGCCATCTAGTAAATTGATAATTGCGGAATGCTAAACAAACCAGAGGTAAaacaaagttgtgaaaaaaatgTGTCCTAAGTACCCGTTAGAaacgagaaaattttttttaaatataaacaaacattCTAGCTTTAATACGAGGTCTGACCAAAAAAACatcttttgttttaaaatttcgtgAGTTACGTATGttcgatttttttcatttttatacccaccccataggataggaggtatattcatttagtcattccgtttgcaacacatcgaaatatcaatttccggatcgtcgtaaagttctaagacgatttaacgatggccctgtcactctatagccttcaaaaatttagatatggagctgaaatttggcacagatacgtctttttgatgtacgctggttaagtcctttgacgggccaaatcgaaccatatttagatatagctgctacataaagggtctaatgcccataaatgcattattttttatccgatttcgcggaaatttgaaacagtgagttgagccTCCCGCCATCCGCCcttaatatgtttcagatcgaactgtatttagatatagctgacatttgaaccgatctgccgtctaagggtctggaaccattgaaagctgcatttattacccaatttctctgaaatgggaatcattgagttgttttaagccacccgctatctaaaccaaatatgataaagatcggactgtatatagatatagctgtcatatagaccgatatgcggattagggtctgaaactcataaaagctttatttattaccctatttcgttgaaattggaaatagtgagttgttttaaccccccgacatccgacccaaatatgagagagataagtttatatagatatagctgttatatagaccgatcttccaatttatgaaaatatgattgagaccagcccctattaagatataacttcggatgtagtagtggagttataataaaataagatgattattatatccttgtttaatttggtccagatttgattatatgtgaaatatagaacgatctctcgatttaaagtcttggccccctaaaaaggtcatttattatccgatttcgtttcgacatccgtttcttatatggttcagatcggtttatatatggatacagctgccaaaaagaccaaaatgtTGTCCTAGAAAATTTAACagcgacttatatttattagaccacgcaATGTTCGTGCCGATT
This Stomoxys calcitrans chromosome 2, idStoCalc2.1, whole genome shotgun sequence DNA region includes the following protein-coding sequences:
- the LOC106088357 gene encoding uncharacterized protein LOC106088357, whose product is MENKIDFLTSVILTLMMVPIVYQLQINWKTSGDIYKTKPSNINKFDANTDTLDTLSARLSSITLLKYSSYRDVSILHFLIPPDTRRVLFTFKATEQSSSILKSKCVPRNVNLHLKARSFPVISPENITFPKSFLNNKQRFKTHSLQFQSNGVLEKLLIEGPYVGNWFAVAFLSWTDPTKDRIEQQGIAASCETLLMAEMSLSIFNPIITSNRMVQNNTLLGNYEDNCCDINNSCNNNNKAKTTSASYKERPHKADIKASSSNVKPEAKNIQDNDIVYKLFIPRNVEVATAFIDFAEKCLRCPLIGFYTQANALPYLDDNNEELGSSHSIYVQANRTETISFMFNVQPLTWHYILLKYHSKNECLSEESVLSDVKSENSTKNEKYNLKFALRIEYTDANEKHKDNSTDKANLQKPIVFRNITFYPLHRQSHREFFTFNYSLVTNENYTMPSTLNVTAGAPVGLEFYIGDVYDIGGTLTFSAFMENDNKESEKDISPSSSNSFENPGTGDHVSDDDEFRPNSEARKHKIIIVCMHHGQPSEPLWPDKCRHGHRQWAATSIINSKNVSENSALLHVPYPESGNWFVTMRLFCNASSPVDRFSVQRVKEFVNTYRNNLDSMHQNCDCSPNMTYYKKCLNDPICFETMNEKNILKFKECLLDVKCTSLHLEMTEKFKNSRNVESKQFAPENCSTSVSFSISSKPCINGTCGHSGHCYHYMSGGFVFSSCVCTKGYRGWDCNDDSQVLSEISTLVASLLLILSNLFFIPSVYIAARRKFGIESLIYFFAMFFSIFYHACDSGEEEYSFCLLSLEVLQFCDFYCGLLAIWVTLLAMAQLGEEYTALLHMLGAILLALGTEVNKQSLWVFLTPVLTGVILIGTSWGVRCYKTRQCFPARKYLLFHMPIGCVLVICGLVCYAFVATRQNYYIVHSIWHVVMALSIVCLLPSSKLIIAEC